From the Actinopolymorpha singaporensis genome, the window CACGATCCGGCGCAGTGGGTACGACTGGGCCAGCAGCGAGTCCAGGCAGGAGCGCAGCAGGTTCGGGTCCTCGTTGTAGATCGTGACGATCGCGCCGATCCGGCGGCGCGGGTTCGGCTTCGGCCACCGCCTCGCCGGCAGCAGCGACAACAGCAGCTTGGTGCCGAGGATGCTGAAGACGGCGAAGCCGTACACGCTCGCGAGGCCGTGGTGCAGCCACCGGGACATGGTCAGAGCCGCGGCAGCGGAGAAGATCAGCAAAGCGGTGACCGTCATGCGACGGACGGCGGTGCGGACATCAGGCATTGCAGGCGTTTCCTAGGTATAGAGAGCAGGCGGCAGCGCCGCCGGAGCTCGAAGACCGCCCCCCGCGGTGATCGTGTGCCGGTGTGGTCGCCGGGCGCCGCGGTCGACGTCGGTCGACGGGCGCGCTGTCGAAGCGACCGGCCAGGACCTGACTGCGGCTCAGCGGACACGGCCGGAGACACCTCGTGGTGCCTCCGCCTGCCGCTCAGGCGTCGGGTCGTGTGAATCTTCCGCGGTACTCGCCGCGGTGGCGGGGCGCCGCGAAGGCGCCGGAGCAACTGGTTCGGCTCGTGTCGTCGGGGCTAGCCGTACGCGTGGGAGATCCCACCGTCGGCCCACAGGTACCGGCGCGCACCTACCTCCGGGTGCGCCCGGCCTGGACGGCTGGGTTGCGAGCCGCGTGCGGGCTGCAGGTCTGGTCTTACCGGTATTGCCATCATTGCCGCCCTTCCTACCAGGAGTCCCGGTTGTTCGCAGGCGCGCGATGACGGATCGGGCCGAACATGCGCGGGGCAGATGGCCGGCGTCACTGTGCGGCATGTGATCAGGGCGACATGGGAGCGGGGCTACGCGGGAGCAGAGCGGCGGGGGGTGAGCGGGTGAGCGGCGGGGGGTGAGCGGGTGAGCGGCGGCCGCCGGTCCGGACGGCACGTGTTCGGCGGCGCGTCCCGGGAAGGTTAGGTCCCACAGGCGCGAAGACCCGGTGACACCCGGCCCGAACCGACGAGGAGCGACCATGGTGGAGTTCGGCTACACGATGATGTGCGAGCAGGCCGGCCCGACCCAGCTCGTACGCGACGCGTGCCTGGCCGAGGAGGCCGGCTTCGACTTCGCGGTGATGAGCGACCACTACTTCCCCTGGCTGGACGCACAGGGCCACTCCGCCTATGCGTGGTCGGTGCTGGGGGCGGTCGCCCAGGCCACCTCGCGGATCCCGCTGATGACGTACGTCACCTGCCCGATCAGGCGCTACCACCCGGCGGTCGTCGCACAGAAGGCCGCCACGGTCGCGCTGCTCAGCGAGGGGCGGTTCACCCTGGGCCTCGGCGCGGGGGAGAACCTCAACGAGCACGTCGTCGGCGGCGGCTGGCCTCCGGTCGACGTCCGACACGAGATGCTGACCGAGGCGATCGAGATCATCCGCGAGCTGTGGGACGGCGGATATCTCCGGTACGACGGCGAGCACTTCAAGGTCGAGTCGGCCAAACTCTGGGACCTTCCGCCCACACCGCCGAAGATCGGGGTGGCGGCCTCCGGGCCGCAGTCGGTGCGCATCGCCGCCAACTACGGTGACGCGCTGATCGCCACCGAGCCGAAACCGGAGCTAGGGAAGATGTTCGACGAGTTCGGCGGCACCGGCAAGCCGCGTATCGGCCAG encodes:
- a CDS encoding LLM class F420-dependent oxidoreductase, producing the protein MVEFGYTMMCEQAGPTQLVRDACLAEEAGFDFAVMSDHYFPWLDAQGHSAYAWSVLGAVAQATSRIPLMTYVTCPIRRYHPAVVAQKAATVALLSEGRFTLGLGAGENLNEHVVGGGWPPVDVRHEMLTEAIEIIRELWDGGYLRYDGEHFKVESAKLWDLPPTPPKIGVAASGPQSVRIAANYGDALIATEPKPELGKMFDEFGGTGKPRIGQIPVCYDTDAEAAKRRAHEQFRWFAGGWKVNSELPGPTAFEMATQFVKPDDVSEQIPCGPDVATHVEAIKAYVDAGYTHVALVQVGGDHQEDFVAWANKELLPALREL